One Hypomesus transpacificus isolate Combined female chromosome 6, fHypTra1, whole genome shotgun sequence DNA segment encodes these proteins:
- the LOC124468988 gene encoding uncharacterized protein C14orf132-like has translation MDLSFMAAQIPVMTGAFMDSSPNDDYSTDHSLFNSSASVHAASMAAHSQQEEPQSMSRDAIWLWIAITATIGNIVVVGVVYAFTF, from the coding sequence ATCCCTGTCATGACAGGGGCCTTCATGGACTCGTCTCCCAATGACGACTACAGCACCGACCACTCCCTCTTCAACTCTTCCGCCAGCGTCCATGCCGCCTCCATGGCGGCCCATAGCCAGCAGGAGGAGCCCCAGTCCATGTCCCGTGACGCCATCTGGCTTTGGATCGCCATCACTGCCACCATAGGGAATATTGTGGTTGTGGGCGTTGTTTACGCCTTCACTTTCTGA